The DNA sequence CATCCAGAGCTTAGCAGCACAGTGGAAAAAGACCGTGGGCGCGGCGGAGTACCAGGTAAACAGCGAGAAATACCTGCGCAGCGTGGACGGCATCATCTACGGCGAGGATCCCCGGCAGGGCTATGTGGCCGACGGGATTTTCTATCATCCGACCATGCGCTTCCAGTTCCCTGTGCCGCAAAACTGGAACGTCGCGAACACGCCATCGCAAGTGCAGATGGTTTCGCCCCAGGAAGATGCGGTCATCCTCTTCATGCTGGCTAAAGAGTCCACTCCCAAGGCAGCGGCAGACCGGTTTGTGCAGGAGACCGGCGCCACCGTGGTGGAGTCCACCGCACTGCAGGTCAACGGCCTTCCCGCCCACCGCTTGGTGACCAATTTGGTATCGGGGGAGAGTGCCCTGTCGGTGCTCTCTCACTTTATCCAAAAGGGGAACATGGTGTTCGTGTTCCACGGCTACACTCTTCAGGCTGGGTTTGCGCAGTACAGGACTCTTTTCCAGAACACGGCGGCTCAGTTCCGCGAGCTCACCGATCCGGCGCGCATCAACGTCAAGCCGGCGATCCTGCGCGTGAAGGCGGCGCCACGCCAGGCCACCCTGCGCCAGATCCTCAAGGACTTTGGCGTGGCGGATGACCAGCTCTCGGCCATGGCGATCCTCAACGGCAAGGAGTTGGAACAAGTGCTACCTGCCGGCACGCTGGTCAAGGTAGTGGAAAAGTAGATAACAAGGCCCACAAGCGAAAACGGGCGGAGCACTCGTGCTTCGCCCGTTTCTTTTCTGCGATGGGCAGTTAGCTGCGTTTCTTCTACGGCGTTGTCATCCCCTGCACACGGTAGTTGAACTCATACGACAGCGCGCGACTCCAGTCTTCGTCGAAAATGGTCTTGTAGCGCGTCCCTTCGGGCGGGCCCACAGGTTTGCCATAGGTGAAGAACCAGTTGACAATCGGGCTGCCGGTAAAGCCGAGAGCAATCCAGTACCGCCCTGGCGAGAGGAGAGGTGGCTCCCCCTGGAAGGGGAAATCCACCCAACGGTATCCCGGACGCAGGGAGAGCCGCCCTACGGGGAGCATGTCGCTGGTGGCAATGTAGGCCCCTGGCTTGCCGTTGTCGTCCTTGTACAGTTCCACCCACAGGGTGCCGTCCCCGCCAAAGCGGTGCAGAGCCAGGCCCACGCTGCGCAGGCTGAGCGGCTTGCTAAGCACGAACATCTGCGCGTATTGCGCCGCCTGCGTGGTCACGT is a window from the Calditrichota bacterium genome containing:
- a CDS encoding M48 family metalloprotease, with amino-acid sequence MNEQSARCLRLGLVVVALAAVVSCAVNPVTGKRDFMLLTEADEINLGKQTDAEVIATYGVLENPQLQAYVADLGQRLARVSHRPQLPYSFKVLDSPVINAFAVPGGYVYLTRGILAYLNNEAELAGVMGHEIGHITARHTAKQYSKAMVAGLGLEVGKALSAEFRKFAPYVEFGVGMLFLKFSRDDERQADELGVTYSTKAGYDASNMANFFVTLERMQPSSAQGLPDWFSTHPNPPSRIKNIQSLAAQWKKTVGAAEYQVNSEKYLRSVDGIIYGEDPRQGYVADGIFYHPTMRFQFPVPQNWNVANTPSQVQMVSPQEDAVILFMLAKESTPKAAADRFVQETGATVVESTALQVNGLPAHRLVTNLVSGESALSVLSHFIQKGNMVFVFHGYTLQAGFAQYRTLFQNTAAQFRELTDPARINVKPAILRVKAAPRQATLRQILKDFGVADDQLSAMAILNGKELEQVLPAGTLVKVVEK